A part of Populus alba chromosome 8, ASM523922v2, whole genome shotgun sequence genomic DNA contains:
- the LOC118052467 gene encoding auxin response factor 18, which translates to MFEAKLRDGYTQVLQIPKLHSGPMIREFQVMNPPKEQMRVAEKCLDSQLWHACAGSMVQMPAVNSKVFYFPQGHAEHAQGSVDFGHFQIPALIPCKVSAIKFMAEPETDEVYAKIRLTPSSNSDLMFGDGCGEDSDDRLPNGIESQEKPASFAKTLTQSDANNGGGFSVPRYCAETIFPRLDYTAEPPVQTILAKDVHGETWKFRHIYRGTPRRHLLTTGWSNFVNQKKLVAGDSIVFLRAENGDLCVGIRRAKRGIGGGNECSSGWNSFGGYSGFLREDESKLTRRNGSGDMKGKVKPESVFEAASLAANGQPFEVVYYPRASTPEFCVRASAVRTAINIQWCPGMRFKMAFETEDSSRISWFMGTISSVQFADPIRWPNSPWRLLQVAWDEPDLLQNVKRVSPWLAELVSNMPAIHLSPFSPPRKKLRLPQPPDFPLLGQIPMPSFTGIPLRSNSPLCFVSDNIPAGIQGARHAQFELSSSDLHFNKLQSGLFPVDFQRRDHAASPSRISSSNFMGNTKKSENISCLLTMGNSSQSLKESSETKTPHFVLFGQLIVTDQQSSQSCSGDTNANSSSDGNLGKASSDGSGSALQQNGPMENSSDERSTWYKDHQKTDLGLENDHCKVFMESEDIGRTLDLSVLGSYEELHRKLASMFGIESSEMLSNVLYRDAAGATKHAGDEPFSEFLKTARRLTILSYASRDNFGR; encoded by the exons ATGTTTGAAGCAAAACTTAGAGACG GTTATACCCAGGTTCTTCAAATCCCAAAACTACATAGCGGTCCAATGATTAGGGAGTTTCAAGTTATGAATCCCCCAAAGGAACAAATGAGAGTGGCAGAAAAATGTTTAGATTCACAATTATGGCATGCTTGTGCTGGTAGCATGGTTCAAATGCCAGCAGTTAACTCAAAAGTATTCTATTTTCCTCAGGGTCATGCTGAACATGCTCAGGGGAGTGTGGATTTTGGTCATTTTCAGATTCCTGCACTAATCCCGTGTAAGGTATCCGCTATTAAGTTCATGGCAGAACCTGAAACTGATGAGGTTTATGCCAAAATTAGGCTAACCCCATCCAGTAATAGTGATTTAATGTTTGGAGATGGTTGTGGTGAAGATAGTGATGATAGGTTGCCTAACGGGATTGAGTCTCAAGAGAAGCCTGCTTCTTTTGCCAAGACATTGACTCAATCTGATGCTAATAATGGTGGTGGGTTCTCTGTGCCACGTTATTGCGCTGAGACTATATTTCCAAGATTGGATTACACCGCTGAGCCTCCCGTGCAGACCATTCTTGCCAAGGATGTGCACGGAGAGACATGGAAATTTAGGCATATTTACAGAGGGACGCCTCGTCGCCATTTGTTGACTACTGGATGGAGTAATTTTGTGAATCAAAAGAAGCTTGTGGCTGGGGACTCTATTGTGTTTTTGAGAGCAGAGAATGGGGACCTTTGTGTTGGGATTAGACGTGCTAAGAGAGGGATCGGTGGTGGAAATGAATGCTCATCGGGGTGGAATTCATTTGGGGGCTATTCTGGGTTTTTGAGGGAAGATGAGAGTAAATTGACTAGGAGGAATGGTAGTGGGGATATGAAGGGGAAAGTGAAGCCCGAGTCTGTTTTTGAAGCTGCATCTCTTGCAGCCAATGGGCAGCCTTTTGAAGTTGTCTATTATCCAAGAGCGAGTACTCCAGAATTTTGTGTAAGGGCCTCAGCTGTGAGGACTGCAATCAATATTCAGTGGTGTCCAGGGATGAGGTTCAAAATGGCATTTGAGACCGAGGATTCGTCTCGGATTAGCTGGTTCATGGGAACTATATCTTCTGTTCAGTTTGCTGACCCCATCCGCTGGCCAAATTCTCCATGGCGACTTCTACAG GTAGCATGGGATGAGCCAGATCTACTGCAGAATGTGAAGCGCGTTAGCCCATGGTTGGCTGAACTGGTATCCAACATGCCAGCCATTCATCTCTCACCCTTCTCACCCCCAAGAAAGAAGTTGAGACTTCCACAACCCCCGGACTTTCCCTTACTCGGTCAAATTCCAATGCCGTCATTTACCGGCATCCCGCTTAGGTCGAACAGTCCCTTATGCTTTGTCTCAGATAACATTCCTGCAGGCATACAGGGAGCCAGGCATGCTCAATTTGAACTATCTTCATCAGATCTCCACTTCAACAAACTGCAGTCAGGACTGTTCCCAGTTGATTTTCAGCGACGTGATCATGCTGCCTCGCCTTCTAGAATCTCCAGTAGTAACTTCATGGGCAATACTAAAAAAAGTGAGAATATTTCTTGCTTGCTGACAATGGGAAATTCCTCACAGAGTTTGAAGGAAAGCAGTGAAACAAAGACACCCCACTTTGTACTGTTTGGTCAGCTTATTGTTACCGATCAGCAGAGTTCTCAAAGCTGCTCAGGTGATACAAATGCAAACAGTTCATCAGATGGAAATCTAGGGAAAGCCAGCTCTGATGGGTCTGGTTCTGCATTGCAACAGAATGGCCCGATGGAAAATTCTTCAGATGAGAGGTCTACATGGTACAAGGATCACCAAAAAACTGATCTTGGCCTGGAGAATGATCATTGCAAGGTGTTCATGGAATCAGAGGATATTGGCCGAACCCTTGATCTATCAGTCCTTGGTTCATACGAAGAGCTGCACAGAAAGTTGGCTAGTATGTTTGGCATCGAGAGTTCAGAGATGCTGAGCAATGTGCTTTACCGGGATGCAGCTGGCGCCACCAAACACGCCGGAGATGAGCCCTTTAG TGAGTTTTTGAAGACAGCAAGAAGGTTAACAATTCTTTCATATGCAAGTAGAGACAACTTCGGAAGGTAG
- the LOC118052468 gene encoding GATA transcription factor 8, which yields MIGQTNTTSNFMDEIDCGSFFEHIDDLLEFPSDDVDATLPDCTTTNNHTSCFMNNDDNSFPDIWSTQSNSLPGSASDLSAELSVPYEDIVQLEWLSNFVEDSFSGGSLTMKKEESTIVNNKDSPPHHQYQFQTSSPVSVLESSSSCSGEKTAPRSPEVGASGKRGRARSKRPRPATFTPRPAMQLISPTSSITEVPQSFVPAKIALDSENFAESRLVIKIPNHVDPEHKKKKKIKFTVPLGPVEMNQNPSPQQAVRKCMHCEITKTPQWRAGPMGPKTLCNACGVRYKSGRLFPEYRPAASPTFVPSLHSNSHKKVVEMRAKVGEKITVSRPAAMVANSPELIPNKSNPAMDYI from the exons atgaTTGGACAGACAAATACTACTAGTAATTTCATGGACGAGATAGATTGTGGAAGCTTTTTCGAGCACATCGACGACCTCCTCGAATTCCCTTCTGATGATGTCGACGCTACTTTACCTGACTGCACCACCACAAACAACCATACCAGTTGTTTCATGAACAACGATGATAACTCGTTTCCTGATATTTGGTCGACTCAGTCCAACTCGCTCCCGGGTTCTGCCTCTGACCTATCTGCCGAGTTGTCCGTTCCT TATGAAGATATTGTTCAGCTGGAATGGCTATCAAACTTCGTGGAGGATTCCTTCTCTGGAGGAAGCCTGACGATGAAGAAAGAGGAGTCCACAATCGTCAACAACAAGGACTCGCCGCCACATCACCAGTACCAGTTCCAGACTTCCAGCCCAGTTTCTGTCCTTGAGAGCAGTAGCTCCTGCTCAGGAGAGAAAACTGCACCGCGTAGCCCTGAAGTTGGTGCTTCAGGCAAACGCGGGCGTGCTCGTAGCAAGCGTCCTCGCCCTGCTACATTCACTCCTCGTCCAGCAATGCAACTCATTTCGCCCACTTCGTCAATCACTGAGGTTCCCCAGTCATTCGTTCCTGCTAAGATCGCTTTGGACTCTGAGAACTTTGCTGAGTCCAGACTTGTGATCAAGATACCGAACCATGTTGACCCAGaacacaagaagaagaagaaaattaagttCACTGTTCCGTTAGGTCCCGTGGAGATGAACCAAAACCCGTCACCACAGCAAGCAGTAAGAAAATGCATGCATTGTGAGATAACCAAGACACCACAATGGAGAGCAGGGCCAATGGGACCAAAAACCCTTTGCAATGCTTGTGGTGTTCGCTACAAGTCAGGCCGGCTTTTCCCCGAGTACCGGCCCGCGGCTAGTCCAACCTTCGTCCCTTCCCTGCATTCCAATTCCCATAAGAAAGTTGTTGAGATGAGAGCAAAGGTTGGGGAGAAAATTACTGTCAGCAGACCTGCTGCAATGGTGGCCAACTCGCCGGAGTTGATTCCTAATAAGAGCAACCCTGCAATGGATTACATATAA